In one Corallococcus sp. EGB genomic region, the following are encoded:
- a CDS encoding fatty acid desaturase family protein, with protein MLAVPEALSPDDSEAVTSRVFDRRALTATVRQLSVVANGRGLWAVTRQWLIIAASVAFVVQVDRWWAWVLAAVVISSRQHALLSLVHEASHYHLSTNRKVNDVLADLLCAFPMNITTEGYRKEHAEHHRYVNTPRDPYWRTAQRDPAWMFPRTRWGMARVLLGDLVGIFTLSHVRIMIPWSYTGRSLGKGGPPPSRAEHLRYALWLVGLITFLTLAGGWLHYLLLWSIPSLTLMMVAFRIRAVVEHPFTPATPDETHETRDVEAATWFERFFIAPFNASYHLSHHLFPSVPYYHLPALHQQLKQTDLYRPGENHFQTYLGGDKSAWSFLTSLGRS; from the coding sequence ATGCTCGCCGTTCCAGAAGCGTTGTCGCCGGATGACTCGGAAGCGGTCACCTCCCGTGTGTTTGACCGTCGTGCCCTGACGGCGACCGTCAGGCAGCTGTCGGTGGTGGCCAACGGGCGCGGCCTTTGGGCGGTCACACGCCAATGGCTCATCATCGCGGCGTCCGTGGCGTTCGTGGTGCAGGTGGACCGGTGGTGGGCGTGGGTGCTGGCCGCGGTGGTCATCTCCTCGCGGCAACACGCATTGCTGAGCCTGGTGCACGAGGCGTCGCACTACCACCTGAGCACGAACCGCAAGGTCAACGACGTGCTGGCGGACCTCCTCTGCGCGTTCCCCATGAACATCACCACGGAGGGCTACCGCAAGGAGCACGCGGAGCATCACCGCTACGTCAACACGCCCAGGGACCCGTACTGGCGCACGGCGCAGCGCGACCCCGCGTGGATGTTCCCGCGCACGCGCTGGGGCATGGCGCGGGTGCTCCTGGGGGACCTGGTGGGCATCTTCACGCTGTCCCACGTGCGCATCATGATTCCCTGGTCCTATACGGGCCGCTCCCTGGGCAAGGGAGGCCCGCCGCCGTCCCGCGCGGAGCACCTCCGCTACGCGCTGTGGCTGGTCGGCCTCATCACCTTCCTCACGCTCGCGGGCGGCTGGCTCCACTACCTGCTGCTGTGGTCCATCCCGTCGCTGACGCTGATGATGGTGGCGTTCCGCATCCGCGCCGTGGTGGAGCACCCCTTCACCCCGGCCACCCCGGACGAGACGCACGAGACGCGGGACGTGGAGGCGGCCACCTGGTTCGAGCGCTTCTTCATCGCGCCCTTCAACGCCAGCTACCACCTGTCCCATCACCTCTTCCCGTCCGTGCCCTACTACCACCTGCCCGCGCTGCATCAGCAGCTCAAGCAGACGGACCTCTACCGCCCCGGGGAGAACCACTTCCAGACGTACCTGGGCGGGGACAAGAGCGCGTGGAGCTTCCTCACGTCCCTGGGCAGGAGCTGA